The Anopheles gambiae chromosome 2, idAnoGambNW_F1_1, whole genome shotgun sequence genomic sequence GCTTGCTTGCGGAACCCCTCGAAGGAAGAGCTATTTGCATCCTTTTCCCGCCGTTTACTTTTACGCGTTTTTACAACCCCGGGCTCTCGATGCAGTCCGGAACGTTCACCGGAACACACCCCCTCTACGGCACGGTGACCGGTAGGAAGCGGCTAGGATCTCCCGCCCGTGGGTTGTACCGAATGATGACCTTGTTCGGCTCTTCGCCCACCTCCAGGAACGTGTTCCAGTCGTACAGGAAGTAGAACCCATTGCGgcgcggtggcggcagcggttCCTCATTCACGGGATCACCGGCCAGATCGGACGAGGGGAACGAGTCCTCCAGGGCAGCACTGCGGGCACTTTCCGTCgtcgtgctggtgctggtcgTGGTAGTGGGCTCGTTCGTTGTCGTCGTGTCTACCACCTCTGTGGCTTCCGTTGTCGCCGTTGGCTGCACCACCTGTTCGGTGTCATCGCTACCGCCTGCGTTCGTGTTAAGCTGCAAGCTAAACCGGGTCGGACTGTCGCTTTCCGTGACCGATGTTTCATCGTCCTTCGGTTGTACCTCTGCGGTAACCGTACTGGTGGTGGCCGGTTCCTGGCGCTTCTTGATCTCGTTCAGCCGTTCCCGTGCGTCCAAGCCTTCGAGCAGCGGATCCGGACCCTGGGCAAGCAGCGACGGGCTGAGATCGTAGTGCTTCGGGTTAAGCACGTCGAGCGAATCGTCCGTCAGCGTTGCATtcagctgctcgagctgctTCACCGTCTGCCACAGCTGCTCCAGCTTGCGGTAGTCTTCGTTGCTGACACGGAAATTGGCGGCCGATGGCGTTTGGTCGGCGGGTGGGTCCAGTTTGCGGGGTGTTTTCTCACGCCGTCGAACCAATGGCGCTGGGGTGGTCGTTCCCGTCGATGCGGGTAAGCCCCCGGAGGGCTTCATCTGTATGCCGAGCGTGTCCAGCACCGACATTAGCTGGGGTGCAACCAGGTCGGCATCGATGGACGGGACCGAGTTCATTACCATCGGTGGTTTTTGCGTTGGTTCCGGATGCATTGACTTTTTGTTACGAGCGCCCGGGCCTAGCAGACCGAAAGACTTGAGCAGTGCGTCCAGCTCTTCGTCTATTGGCTTAGCATCGTCACCATCGTCCGTGGAAGATCCGATCGATAGAGGCTTAAAGGCGACGTAGTCATCCGGCTTTACGTTCGCCTGTGTTAGTCCTCCCGTTTTAATCTCGATAGCGGGTTGTTTCGATTCCTCGACCGTAAAAGGTGTAGATTCTTCCACCTTCAACGGTTCGTGCAGGACCAGCGCCGATGGCTGAATGTCCACCAGACGTTCCGCGTGTGGCTGTGGACTATTCGCACTGGCATCGCTGTCCGCTTCCTTTAGCAAACCGAACGAACGCAGCAGCTCCTTCAGTTCCTGTGCCACCTTCGGATCATCCACATTGATCGCATTGTTCAGGGTGTCGTCAGCGGTTGCCGGTACGGCTGGAAGGGAAGGCGGTATCGTCGTCATCGTGGCGGGCAGTGGACGGAACGTTGGCGGCGTCGAAAGTTCCTCCGAGCTTTGGGTCAGTCCGATCGATGCAAGAAGATCGTTCACATTCTCCTTCCGGAAGGAGGCATCACGCATCCGCTCCGGGAGTGTCGGATGGAAGGTGGTTGGACGAGGAGTTGTAAATCGGATCGTCGTTACCGGGATGGCAGCGGTCGTGGTAATACGCGGTGGTACCGTTGGTgccgtcgtggtggtggtcgctACAGATCTTGCCGGCGTCACCGGGAACGTATCGGTGGCGCCCGTTTTCATGTCTGGGGAAGCAGCCCCAACGATGCGCGTCACCGGTGGCCGGGTGTAgattttttgcatattttccGGCGACATATTGTTGGTGTGGTAGGGTAGCACCAACATAAGGGCACGCATGTGCTGGGCCCGATTATGGTCGCCGGCGCGGAGCGATTTGGCAAACTCTTCTCGTGTCACATTTTCAAACAGTTCCTCGATTTCTCCcctaaaagcaaaacaaaagaaaagggcGTTAATGAAGCGTCACGGAAGAAAGTATCCCGCCTGCCACCTtgtagaagccttaccttgttAGCCTGGGAAGCGAAGGATCGAGGGCCAAAAGTCGTTGCACTTCGGCGATCGTTTCGTGCACATCGTGCATGGCCTTCCGTGCCTGGTCGACGTCCAGATCGTTAACGTCCCGCGGGCGTATGACGCGGTGCAAATTGTAGGCAACGAAGTCGTTCCGCCTCGGCAGTCGGCGTAGGTTCTGTGGCAGGGGTCGCGGGTACGGCCATCCATCGGCCAGGGctgccagcagcagtagcagcaacactGGCAGCAGCGATGCAATCCGAGCGGACTGCATTTTCAGTGGATCCGTTCCTGTGAAGGAGTGGCGTAGAGACGAAGAGTGTAAGTAATGTATCAAAATACActaaataaactaaataattTCCAACAGGATATTAATGGATTACGGCATACATTCTTTTTGGGATAAAAGAATATCAACAAAGGTAACATGAATTTGCATTTCTAATCCATCGAGAAACTCAAAAGACATTTAAGAGACTAAACGAACTTGAAAAGACCATTGTACGAGATTTACAATGTTGTATCCGTCAAAACATCTTCACACGTAAAGTAGGGTGTAGTCGCATAGATGTTGTCAGTAATATCGTATAGGATTACTCTAGCCACCAATAACTTAAAATTTTACGAATTACCAGAATCTCAAATATCAGATCTACTCTTGTGCCTTTCATCCATTCATCATGGTGAAAGAACTATGAGACATACATAACACCTGACTATTGGTATTGTATGCATGATCCAGTATCCGTGAGGATCATCTCTTTTCATAATTAGTCCTAAAGGGAGATTGAAACACCACAGCGGATATCCTACTGCTGAACTGAACTTTTACGAGCAACAAATCTTTAAAATAGTGACGAATGGTTTAAATAACTGCAGAATGAGGAAAGCTTGTATCACACCGTAGACTCTACACGCCGATGTGTCAATAAATGGTACCGATGGGTACCGAGATCTGTCGGCTATTGACAAATAATTTAGAACCCATATGCCATTAGTCCAAACAAATTCGACATACACTTATCTGATATAAATATCACTATAATGTGGCTTTCCTATCAT encodes the following:
- the LOC5667425 gene encoding uncharacterized protein LOC5667425 isoform X1, producing MKDITFISSSYISLREAFLSVPVPANQFSLLMPTQDNELAGCETLDDIYEVCALHSLNCSLDEFQVIDKQLLNCIFGTKFSTHLLGGGLNKFSLSEPAVVTKAKEQTVCKTRTIAGRPSWRISLGTKLDPKPASAAKLPEWLVGTDRQKLYNMEALDGTGKRLDLMLMGVGEPKVSRENGTDPLKMQSARIASLLPVLLLLLLAALADGWPYPRPLPQNLRRLPRRNDFVAYNLHRVIRPRDVNDLDVDQARKAMHDVHETIAEVQRLLALDPSLPRLTRGEIEELFENVTREEFAKSLRAGDHNRAQHMRALMLVLPYHTNNMSPENMQKIYTRPPVTRIVGAASPDMKTGATDTFPVTPARSVATTTTTAPTVPPRITTTAAIPVTTIRFTTPRPTTFHPTLPERMRDASFRKENVNDLLASIGLTQSSEELSTPPTFRPLPATMTTIPPSLPAVPATADDTLNNAINVDDPKVAQELKELLRSFGLLKEADSDASANSPQPHAERLVDIQPSALVLHEPLKVEESTPFTVEESKQPAIEIKTGGLTQANVKPDDYVAFKPLSIGSSTDDGDDAKPIDEELDALLKSFGLLGPGARNKKSMHPEPTQKPPMVMNSVPSIDADLVAPQLMSVLDTLGIQMKPSGGLPASTGTTTPAPLVRRREKTPRKLDPPADQTPSAANFRVSNEDYRKLEQLWQTVKQLEQLNATLTDDSLDVLNPKHYDLSPSLLAQGPDPLLEGLDARERLNEIKKRQEPATTSTVTAEVQPKDDETSVTESDSPTRFSLQLNTNAGGSDDTEQVVQPTATTEATEVVDTTTTNEPTTTTSTSTTTESARSAALEDSFPSSDLAGDPVNEEPLPPPRRNGFYFLYDWNTFLEVGEEPNKVIIRYNPRAGDPSRFLPVTVP
- the LOC5667425 gene encoding uncharacterized protein LOC5667425 isoform X2, encoding MQSARIASLLPVLLLLLLAALADGWPYPRPLPQNLRRLPRRNDFVAYNLHRVIRPRDVNDLDVDQARKAMHDVHETIAEVQRLLALDPSLPRLTRGEIEELFENVTREEFAKSLRAGDHNRAQHMRALMLVLPYHTNNMSPENMQKIYTRPPVTRIVGAASPDMKTGATDTFPVTPARSVATTTTTAPTVPPRITTTAAIPVTTIRFTTPRPTTFHPTLPERMRDASFRKENVNDLLASIGLTQSSEELSTPPTFRPLPATMTTIPPSLPAVPATADDTLNNAINVDDPKVAQELKELLRSFGLLKEADSDASANSPQPHAERLVDIQPSALVLHEPLKVEESTPFTVEESKQPAIEIKTGGLTQANVKPDDYVAFKPLSIGSSTDDGDDAKPIDEELDALLKSFGLLGPGARNKKSMHPEPTQKPPMVMNSVPSIDADLVAPQLMSVLDTLGIQMKPSGGLPASTGTTTPAPLVRRREKTPRKLDPPADQTPSAANFRVSNEDYRKLEQLWQTVKQLEQLNATLTDDSLDVLNPKHYDLSPSLLAQGPDPLLEGLDARERLNEIKKRQEPATTSTVTAEVQPKDDETSVTESDSPTRFSLQLNTNAGGSDDTEQVVQPTATTEATEVVDTTTTNEPTTTTSTSTTTESARSAALEDSFPSSDLAGDPVNEEPLPPPRRNGFYFLYDWNTFLEVGEEPNKVIIRYNPRAGDPSRFLPVTVP